From Leptotrichia wadei, one genomic window encodes:
- the thiE gene encoding thiamine phosphate synthase has product MDLKDCKIYLVTDEKACNGKDFYKCIEESIKGGIKIVQLREKNSSTKDFYEKALKVKEICKNYGALFIINDRLDIAQAVEADGVHLGQADIPIEKARKILKNKFLIGATARNAKEAKKAELLGADYIGSGAIFGTNTKDNAKKLEMEDLKKIVNSVKIPVFAIGGINISNVCMLKNIGLQGICAVSGILSEKDCKKTVNIMLKNFI; this is encoded by the coding sequence ATGGATTTAAAAGACTGTAAAATTTATTTAGTTACTGATGAAAAAGCTTGTAATGGAAAAGATTTTTATAAATGTATAGAAGAAAGTATTAAAGGTGGAATAAAAATAGTTCAGTTAAGAGAAAAAAACAGTTCTACAAAAGACTTTTATGAAAAGGCATTAAAAGTAAAAGAAATCTGCAAAAATTATGGAGCATTATTCATTATAAATGACAGATTGGACATAGCACAGGCTGTTGAGGCAGATGGAGTTCATTTAGGACAAGCTGATATTCCAATAGAAAAGGCAAGAAAGATTTTAAAAAATAAATTTTTAATTGGAGCAACAGCAAGAAATGCAAAAGAAGCTAAAAAAGCAGAACTGTTAGGAGCAGATTATATAGGAAGTGGAGCTATTTTTGGAACAAATACAAAAGACAATGCAAAAAAATTAGAAATGGAAGATTTAAAAAAGATAGTAAATAGTGTAAAAATTCCAGTTTTTGCAATAGGAGGAATAAATATTAGTAATGTATGTATGTTAAAAAATATTGGACTGCAGGGAATATGTGCAGTTTCAGGGATATTATCAGAAAAAGATTGTAAAAAAACAGTAAATATTATGCTAAAAAATTTTATTTAA